The Juglans regia cultivar Chandler chromosome 1, Walnut 2.0, whole genome shotgun sequence nucleotide sequence TTCATTTTGCTTTCGGTTAAAATGGGTGAAAGAATTTCATTGTTAGTTTTGGTCCCCTCATGAGATTAAGGAGGCGTAGACAATGCTTTCCTTCTTGTTCTTCTCTTCAcagagtaaatctcacccttccTCTTTCGCTCTCTCCATccctcccccctccctctccTCCCATGTTTAAGTTTTAGAAAGCTCTTAGAGTGATAATTTTCCTTAAATAAGCCTTTGTTTCTAATTTCACGAAGTAATCCTCTTGTGCTCTCTTATTAAAATGGGTCTGAATTACAATAATCAGCTTTGCAATTGTTTGTTTCTTGCATTTCTGCCTATAATACAAATGGGGTTTTCTTGCTTATAATACGTTTTTCATGTAGAGTTTTTGAGGAATCCCTTACTGCACACAATCTCTGTTTTGCCAATTTAACGTATCTTTCCTTGTGATGAAAAGATGGATATCGATGGAAAGTGGTATTTCCTGTTGTTACCTATTTTTCCTGCCTCTAATAACAATTCGGTTTTTCTCATTTTGCATCTACTTCATCTTGGAATTTACTTCTTgagttttcttgtttcttttcattGGTAGTTTtgagttgcttttttttttcattaagtaaATTTAAGACTCTAAATTTCTATGTTTCTAAACCTTGCCATAAGACAATTACAATTTTACTCTTCATACCATTTGGCTAATAATTGTTGAGTTTTGGCAAATTTAAATGATGAAATCTCAACTCACTGTACAAGAGCTGTCTGTAAGTTGAGCAGCTCACTCTTTTGTGTCTAGTATTACGTATATACCTTACACTAAAGGTGCTTTCACAATTCGAATGTAGGTTGATGAGGATGAAATTTACTGGAGACAGAAGAAGGGTGATGAAGAGTTGGAATGGTCGCATAGTTCTGCTCATATAATATCTCAGCTGACTCAATGTTTTGGTGAGTGGGGATTCCAGTACTCTTCCTGTTGTTGTTCTATAGAAATCAATGAATTAGTATCTATAATTTGCTTCAATCCAATGTAATGGAAGTTAGGCATTTAATCATGGCTACTTTTTATTTTCGGTACATGGTCAACTCCAATATGGAAAGGTTTAAATCACCAAGATAGTATGCAACTTTAAAGTGATTCTTTCCAGGTAGTGCGTATGGTGGCTTGGTATCTTGACCTCATGCATTGTGGGCTCTTGGAATGGGATGCCATTACATAAGCAGGCTTTTGGCATTCAATGTGAAGTTAAGCCAAAGACGATAATATTTCTTCGAAGACACTAATTGAGCAACATAGTAATGGTAGCCCAATTAACTTTTGCCAGAATAGTCCTTGATTGGTAATCAAATTTGTCAGAGTAAAACACATGGGTTCTTTTTAGCTTTTGTCTATCACGTTGGTTAACTTCGAAGCCCAAAAATTAGGATAtctctattttaaaattctGCAAAGAATGTGTTTAGCATAACCTCTGTCATCCCATTCAATTTATCTCTCCTTCATGGAAAACCTATTTCTTGATTCTATGAAGCAGTATAACTATGGCTGATTAAGTTTCAGGAATGCTATTGATGATCTAACTTGTAGAAATAGTTTCAATTTCAGGGTGTTCTTGATAATTCAACACTCATAATACGGACGCAATTGTAGGCATGATTGGTTCTAAATTGTTTCACAAATGTTCTTGACAAACCAATTTCAGATTTAGGTGGCACGAAAACTAAACTTAGTTTCTTTGTATGACTCTTTTATTATACCTGGCTGTTGTTTGGTGGGCTTATGGGTCGGGGTTACCTCTGTTGTGTACCTGCTTCTCCGAGGGGCTTATTTTCTACATTAGCAAGCCACTTGCTCTTTTTTTCATAGCTTTCCTAAATAGTTAAATTTAGTACACTGCATATCTGTTCTTCTGCACTCTGTCTTATAGTTTATAGCTTGGAACTATAGAATGCAAAGTTATTAATTTTAGGGCTCTGTCACcacatttttattgaattattaaCATTATAGTCCGTGATATTGATCTATATCATTCCATTTGACAATAATTCTCTTCTTTTACTGATCAGCATTTGATGGTTGTAGCTAATGCTATGGTTGGACCACGATCATGGGTAGGAGGACTCTTTAACCGCTCCAGCAACAAACGTAATGAGAAGTTTATTGACTACCCATTGTGTCCTCTTCAGGTAAATGGGAGGGTTACTGGATTACTTCATTGCATTCTGTGAGTAGGCAGCCTTTGCTTCTAATCTTGAGTATTAACAAAGAACACTCCCATCTGTCTCACCCTTAACCCTGCCTTGGTGAGGTTTGACATTTCAAAAAATGTGTCTCGTCTCTTGATATGGAATTGCATGTTGATTTTGGCATTTCTTGCATGATTTCTGTCTCTACTTCTTGACTTTTGCTGTCCTTTTGTGACTGCTTTAATATGAAGAAATCACTTTGAAAGAACTGCTGAATTGGTTTAGCTTCACTAGACTTACTGTATACCTGCCCCCCATTTTTAAATTGTTACCAGGAACAAAGACTTCAGAGGCTCCAGGAACGATTACAAGTACCATTTGAGGAGACTCGGCCTGATCATCAAGTATTTCTTTCAGGCTGGGGCTGTTTCTGTTTCTTATTAACactcttcttctacttcttcttaTTCTGCTTGTATCAGTTCAATGAATGTGAGCTACAAGTAACTCAGATGAGATTGTTACCATTTGCTTTTGTCATATTCCTCTCTGGTCtgccaactattttttttaagaggaagAGACcctgtaaattttattaataaatcctcAATTGTGGCAGAGGAAGGTCTGCCGACTAGAAGCTTAACTTTCGTAGCCAAAGCTCCTCCCTTCCCCTCACTTTCTTGATTTACTGTTTCAAGAACTAGGTTTACAATTCAATCACAGAGGACATAAAATTAGTTTGCATAATTCTAGCTAAAATCACTTCACATTCCCATATCTGCATATTCTGTCTTCTCACATACTTTTAAGTTTTATCTTATGTTTTTAACACTGTTCAATGCTACTTCAATGATCTCATTGTTCCTTCTTATGGCAGAAACCCATCAGAGCACTGTGGCATGCTGcctttttatcatcttttgtttttatcacTGTTCAAATCTACTTCAACGATCTCATTATTCCTTCTCATAACAGGAAGCCCTCAGAGCATTGTGGCATGCTGCCTTTCCAAATATTGCTTTCAAAGGTTTAATTTCTGAGCAATGGAAAGAGATGGGGTGGCAAGGTCCTAATCCATCAACTGACTTTAGGTAGGGTTATATCACTTTCAATAGTAGGTTGTATTTCATTTAGCTGGTCAGTTTTCCATCCGAAACTGTTAAGCTCATAAATCGTCTTCAGAGTCATGAAAGAAGGAATGAAATGCtattatttatgtttagaaTAGGTGGTATCTTACATAGCATGGACGCCTACATGAAAATTTGTCAACTCTATTGTGTTTCTAAGTAGCACTGAAAAGAGTACATTCAATTAC carries:
- the LOC108989059 gene encoding ELMO domain-containing protein A-like isoform X1, whose translation is MRLRRRRQCFPSCSSLHRVDEDEIYWRQKKGDEELEWSHSSAHIISQLTQCFANAMVGPRSWVGGLFNRSSNKRNEKFIDYPLCPLQEQRLQRLQERLQVPFEETRPDHQEALRALWHAAFPNIAFKGLISEQWKEMGWQGPNPSTDFRGCGLISLENLLFFARTYPASFHRLLFKQGGQRAAWEYPFAVAGINVSFMLIQMLDLSSVKPRCLPGINFIKLLGDDEEAFDELYCIAFEMMDAQWLAMNASYMDFNEVLQVTRTQLERELSLEDINRIQDLPAYNLLYQ